The following DNA comes from Flammeovirgaceae bacterium.
AAAGAATGGGGGTTATTTGGTTTTTGCCGGCACCCCTGAAGACATGGTAAAAAAAGCAAAAGGCCACACGGCAAGCTTTCTCAAGGGGAAAATATAGCGTGGTGCCCGTCAGGCGCAAGGGGCACCATCAAAAAAAATCCAATGCCCGCAACAATCAAAAAAAAGAAATAAAAACATATTTTTGAACCGTTCAGGCAAAGGGCGCGCCCTGCTGGTGCAGCCAGTACCCGCTCAAACAAATCCACTTTCAATTGCTGTTTTTTTTAAAGTAGTTTGAACTCAAGATTTTCAAGTATGGTTGGCCGTTCCATTTTAGCAAGGGCAATTGCCGTGTTCCTCTTTGCTGCTTTTTCCTGGTCTTGCGACAAAGCGGTTGACCCGGTAACGTATTGCGATTGTGCCAGTTGGGAAAATTGGGCCCAGGTGAAAGGGGTCAAATGTGGTTACCTCACCGTGCCCGAAGACCACTCCAAGCCTATGGGAAAATCCATCAGGATTGCCTTTGCCATTTTTAAGTCAAAAAACAAAAATCCTGATGCCATTCCGGTCATTTACCTTACCGGTGGGCCAGGAGGCCGCTCGCTGGATACGCCCGACCGATGGAGGGACCATGTACTGCGGCAGGTAGGGGACCTTATTGTGGTGGAGCAGCGGGGCATAGGGCTGTCCGGTGCCTTGCCGGACATCAGTGAAACTTTTATCGACATTATTGCAGCCGATGCCTCTTCCGAAGAAGAAAAGGAGATCACCCTAAAGGCAATGAAAGACAAGGTCGCGGAGATCAAGGCGCAGGGGATCAACCTGTCGAAGTACAACTCCACGCAAAACGCGAAGGACCTGGGTGCGCTGATGGACGCCCTGCCCTATGAAAAGTACAACCTTTACGGTACGTACTACGGCACCAAGCTGGGGATCATTACGATGAAGTACTTCTCTTCAAAGGTACATGCCGCAATCCTTGACAAGCCCATAATCCTTGACAACACCGCGCTCGAAGCGAGGTTTCCCCATTTGATAAAGGCTTTCAACCAACTTTACGAAGAGTGCGCAAGCGACTCCACTTGTAGCAACGCCCACCCCAACC
Coding sequences within:
- a CDS encoding alpha/beta fold hydrolase, whose amino-acid sequence is MVGRSILARAIAVFLFAAFSWSCDKAVDPVTYCDCASWENWAQVKGVKCGYLTVPEDHSKPMGKSIRIAFAIFKSKNKNPDAIPVIYLTGGPGGRSLDTPDRWRDHVLRQVGDLIVVEQRGIGLSGALPDISETFIDIIAADASSEEEKEITLKAMKDKVAEIKAQGINLSKYNSTQNAKDLGALMDALPYEKYNLYGTYYGTKLGIITMKYFSSKVHAAILDKPIILDNTALEARFPHLIKAFNQLYEECASDSTCSNAHPNLQKETIEAIQSLKDRPFTVRLLDRDFTLNPQDAVFFIRYLFYKADAFETVPRFVHAINVRDTAVVEELGDFPARMLKGANSSAFLSFTAYEEFSDKTPSNVQAFMKSNPELAEGVAWFQAFIPALVQWHDGRVSEEEATLKDIAVPTLIITNDLDPLMPPHNTKLFEDALLHNQVLRLNHYEQDYAGNCISKIKTGFLLDCEGKIDTKCLQ